A genomic window from Filimonas effusa includes:
- a CDS encoding patatin-like phospholipase family protein has translation MKKYWVGFFYALPVQLFLLHLRRYQVFLVFWYILFATVAGHFMETYGAASLFLAPEYLGNVNALSTAIVGFAIGIFVMSWNITTFILHSKHIRFLATTAQPFLKYCINNAIIPISFLVFYFFHAIEYERYRELNSTKDILLLTGGFTIGFILSVTIAFMYFFGADKTIYKRMYAVITTANEKYHQSVKRRRRPVGKIEIRVDWFLSARFHLRKPRDVRHYSEEFLDLIFKRHHFAAVFIVLFAFFFLIGVGFLSENMAFQIPAAASITLFFSIVIAVSAAFSLFLHSWSIPLLLLLYVALNWMYQHDIIDVRNKAYGLSYNSKIIRPEYDRKTILELADPVNVETDKTAFRQRLENWKSRQQHPKPILFLINVSGGGTRSATFTMNVLQRLDSITNGKLMQQTALITGASGGMLGAAYFRELYLQKLKSPAIRLQDKEYVDNISKDLLNPLFSSFISRDLVGPAKRFELNGQYYTKDRGYAFEQKLNENTNGILDKTIGDYTAPEDAALIPTMFFNSVISRDGRKMIIGSRPARFLMRNETDSSQLLNTDPDAIDFLSLFHAQHPRQLRVSSALRMNATFPYILPNVWLPTHPVIDVMDAGLRDNYGQETSLRFIQSFRNWLNENVSDVVLIQIRDRQLGDWERPVEQNSLLSFLTKPFLLLQNNWFHLQDYHQADQLGYVYDSFGPRFHRLCFQYVPSRKDAHASLSFHLNASEKKDIAEALDNPTNQKLFENFIKLLNK, from the coding sequence ATGAAAAAATACTGGGTAGGTTTCTTTTACGCTTTACCCGTGCAGCTTTTTTTGCTGCACCTGCGCCGTTATCAGGTTTTCTTGGTATTCTGGTATATCCTTTTTGCCACCGTGGCAGGCCATTTTATGGAAACATATGGCGCCGCCTCCCTCTTCCTGGCCCCCGAATACCTGGGAAACGTCAATGCCCTTAGCACCGCAATTGTAGGATTCGCCATCGGCATCTTCGTCATGAGCTGGAATATCACCACCTTTATCCTCCATAGTAAACATATCAGGTTCCTGGCTACTACAGCACAACCTTTCCTGAAATACTGCATCAATAACGCCATCATTCCCATTTCATTCCTGGTGTTTTATTTCTTCCATGCAATTGAATACGAACGCTACCGCGAACTCAACTCAACAAAGGATATCCTGTTGCTCACCGGTGGATTTACCATAGGCTTCATCCTCTCCGTCACCATAGCTTTTATGTACTTCTTCGGCGCCGATAAAACCATTTATAAGCGCATGTACGCCGTTATCACCACTGCCAACGAAAAATACCACCAGTCGGTAAAACGACGAAGACGCCCCGTTGGTAAGATCGAAATCCGCGTCGACTGGTTCCTAAGCGCCAGGTTCCACCTCCGTAAACCCCGCGACGTCCGCCACTACTCCGAAGAATTCCTCGACCTCATATTTAAACGACACCACTTTGCAGCCGTATTTATAGTCCTGTTTGCTTTCTTCTTCCTCATCGGCGTAGGTTTTCTTTCCGAAAACATGGCGTTCCAGATCCCCGCCGCGGCAAGCATTACACTCTTCTTTTCAATCGTTATAGCCGTATCTGCTGCCTTTTCCCTCTTCCTTCACAGCTGGAGCATCCCACTGCTGTTACTATTATATGTAGCGCTTAACTGGATGTACCAGCACGATATCATCGACGTTCGTAACAAAGCCTATGGCCTTAGCTACAACTCTAAGATCATCCGCCCCGAATACGACCGCAAAACCATCCTGGAACTGGCAGACCCCGTTAATGTAGAAACCGACAAAACAGCTTTCAGGCAACGGCTCGAAAACTGGAAAAGCCGCCAGCAGCATCCCAAACCTATTCTCTTTCTTATCAATGTAAGCGGTGGCGGCACCCGTAGCGCTACCTTTACCATGAATGTACTGCAACGCCTCGATAGTATTACCAACGGGAAACTCATGCAGCAAACCGCCCTCATCACAGGCGCCTCAGGCGGAATGCTCGGCGCGGCCTACTTCAGGGAACTCTACCTGCAAAAACTGAAAAGCCCCGCCATCAGGCTGCAGGACAAAGAATATGTTGACAATATCTCCAAAGACCTTCTCAACCCCCTCTTTTCGTCCTTCATATCCCGCGACCTCGTAGGCCCGGCCAAACGCTTTGAACTTAACGGGCAATACTACACCAAAGACAGGGGTTATGCCTTTGAACAAAAGCTGAATGAAAACACCAACGGCATCCTCGATAAAACCATTGGCGACTATACCGCTCCGGAAGATGCAGCACTCATACCTACCATGTTCTTTAACTCGGTCATCAGCCGCGACGGCCGTAAAATGATCATAGGCAGCAGGCCTGCCAGGTTCCTCATGCGTAACGAAACCGACAGCAGCCAGCTCCTGAATACCGACCCGGATGCTATCGACTTTCTATCCCTTTTCCATGCCCAGCATCCCCGCCAGTTGCGCGTTAGCTCCGCCCTGCGCATGAATGCCACCTTCCCTTATATCCTGCCCAATGTGTGGCTGCCCACTCATCCCGTTATCGACGTGATGGACGCCGGCCTCCGCGATAACTATGGCCAGGAAACTTCATTAAGATTTATACAATCCTTCCGCAACTGGCTGAACGAAAACGTAAGCGACGTTGTCCTTATCCAGATCCGTGACCGCCAGCTGGGCGACTGGGAACGCCCGGTTGAACAAAACAGCCTGCTCAGCTTTTTAACCAAACCCTTCCTGCTTTTACAGAATAACTGGTTCCACCTCCAGGACTATCACCAGGCCGACCAACTGGGATATGTCTATGATAGTTTCGGCCCCCGCTTTCATCGCCTTTGCTTTCAGTACGTGCCTTCCCGGAAAGACGCCCACGCCTCCTTAAGCTTCCATTTGAACGCCTCCGAAAAAAAGGATATCGCCGAAGCACTTGACAACCCCACCAACCAAAAACTCTTCGAAAACTTTATAAAACTCCTAAATAAATAG
- a CDS encoding COX15/CtaA family protein, whose translation MKMSDNAYIRYTRFVLFFTFIVILAGGVVRMTQSGMGCPDWPRCFGRWIPPTSIHQLPADYEKYLRQQDIDHTFNPYHTWIEYINRLCGAILGFLIIIHTVWSFRKYYRSNRKIAWLALFLFLAVCFQGWLGKRVVDANLAVVKITTHMLVALVLTCIPVLIIHIRRPIEKIRNNGLKWLTILTLALLIIQIILGTEVREQVDEVSRSLNYAQRELWLSRLNIFFTIHKTFAWAAALACLILFWSSISHKVLQPTATWIFLTVLVVMILGLSMAYYNIPAIAQPLHMLTSCILFTLSYAHKLRIR comes from the coding sequence ATGAAAATGTCCGATAACGCGTACATCCGCTATACCCGTTTCGTCCTCTTTTTCACCTTTATTGTAATCCTTGCAGGAGGCGTAGTACGTATGACGCAAAGCGGTATGGGCTGCCCCGACTGGCCCCGCTGTTTCGGCCGCTGGATTCCGCCCACCAGCATTCATCAGCTGCCAGCCGATTATGAAAAATACCTCCGCCAGCAGGACATCGACCATACCTTCAACCCATACCATACCTGGATAGAATATATCAACCGCCTCTGCGGCGCCATCCTCGGCTTCCTCATCATCATCCATACAGTATGGAGCTTCCGTAAATACTACCGCTCCAACCGCAAAATAGCCTGGCTCGCATTATTTCTCTTCCTCGCCGTTTGTTTCCAGGGCTGGCTCGGTAAACGCGTGGTCGACGCCAACCTCGCCGTTGTAAAAATCACCACACACATGCTGGTAGCCCTGGTGCTTACCTGCATCCCCGTCCTCATCATTCACATACGCCGCCCTATAGAAAAGATCAGGAACAATGGATTGAAATGGCTTACCATTCTTACCCTTGCCCTCCTCATCATTCAAATAATTTTGGGGACCGAAGTAAGAGAACAGGTCGATGAAGTGTCACGTTCCCTCAACTACGCACAGCGCGAACTGTGGCTCAGCAGGTTAAACATCTTCTTCACTATACACAAAACCTTCGCCTGGGCAGCCGCCCTGGCTTGCCTCATCCTGTTCTGGAGCAGCATCTCTCATAAAGTACTTCAGCCTACCGCAACCTGGATCTTCCTTACAGTGCTGGTAGTCATGATCCTGGGACTTTCAATGGCCTATTATAATATCCCGGCCATTGCCCAGCCCCTGCATATGCTTACTTCCTGCATTCTGTTCACATTAAGCTATGCACATAAACTCCGTATCAGGTAA